The following proteins are co-located in the Micromonospora viridifaciens genome:
- a CDS encoding phage holin family protein, whose product MGFLIRLAITALALWITTLIVPGVEVTGRNIASTALTLVVVALIFGVVNAVLKPVIKVLGCVFYLLTLGLFALVVNALLFLLTNWIAQVLHLPFHVRGFWAAFWGAIVVAVVSWLISIVVPDRREAR is encoded by the coding sequence GTGGGCTTCCTGATCCGACTGGCGATCACTGCGCTCGCGCTGTGGATCACCACCCTGATCGTGCCCGGAGTGGAGGTGACGGGCCGTAACATCGCGAGCACGGCGCTGACCCTGGTCGTGGTGGCGCTCATCTTCGGTGTGGTCAACGCGGTGCTCAAGCCGGTCATCAAGGTGCTCGGCTGCGTGTTCTACCTGCTCACCCTCGGGCTGTTCGCGCTCGTGGTCAACGCCCTGCTGTTCCTGCTCACCAACTGGATCGCCCAGGTGCTGCACCTGCCGTTCCACGTCCGGGGCTTCTGGGCCGCCTTCTGGGGGGCCATCGTGGTGGCCGTGGTGAGCTGGCTGATCAGCATCGTCGTGCCGGACCGGCGGGAGGCCCGGTGA